The DNA segment ATCTGCTGGCGCTGACCCTGCTCACCTCGCCCGGGGAGCTGGGCGCCGACATCGCGGTCGGTACGACCCAGCGGTTCGGCGTCCCGATGGGCTTCGGCGGTCCGCACGCCGGGTTCATGGCCGTACGCGAGAAGTTCGCGCGCAGCCTGCCGGGGCGGCTCGTCGGTGTCTCCGTCGACGCCGACGGCAACAAGGCCTACCGGCTGGCCCTCCAGACCCGTGAGCAGCACATCCGCCGCGAGAAGGCCACCAGCAACATCTGCACCGCGCAGGTGCTCCTCGCCGTGATGGCCGGGATGTACGCGGTCTACCACGGCCCGGACGGTCTGCGGGAGATCGCCCGGCGCACCCACCGGTACGCGGCCATCCTCGCCGAGGGGCTGCGGGCCGCGGGCGTCGACGTCGTGCACGGCGACTACTTCGACACCCTCACCGTACGGACCGGCGGCAGGGCCGCCGAGGTCGCCGCCGCCGCCCGCGCGGGCGGGGTCAACCTGCACCAGGTCGACGCCGACCTGATCTCCGTCTCCTGCGACGAGACCACCACGCGCACCCAGCTCGCCGCCGTCTGGGCCGCCTTCGGCGCCGCGGGCGACATCGAGGCGCTCGACGAGCGGACCGCCGACGCGCTGCCCGCCGGGCTGCTGCGCCAGGACACCGTCCTCACCCACCCGGTCTTCCACCAGCACCGCTCCGAGACGGCGATGCTGCGCTACCTGCGCAAGCTCGCCGACCGCGACTACGCGCTGGACCGCGGCATGATCCCGCTCGGCTCCTGCACCATGAAGCTCAACGCCACCACCGAGATGGAGCCGGTCACCTGGCCCGAGTTCGGTGCGATGCACCCCTTCGCCCCGGTCGAGCAGGCGCAGGGCTATCTGACGCTCATCCACGAGCTGGAGGAACAGCTCGCCGAGGTCACCGGCTACGACAAGGTCTCGCTCCAGCCCAACGCGGGCTCGCAGGGCGAGCTGGCCGGTCTGCTGGCCGTGCGGGCCTACCACCGCGCCAACGGGGACACCGCGCGTACCGTCTGCCTCATCCCGTCGTCGGCGCACGGCACCAACGCCGCCAGCGCCGTGATGGCCGGTATGAAGGTCGTCGTCGTGAAGACCCGCGAGGACGGCGACGTCGACGTCGAGGACCTGAACGCCAAGATCGAGCAGTACCGCGACGAGCTGTCCGTGCTGATGGTCACCTATCCGTCGACCCACGGTGTCTTCGAGGAGCACATCACCGACATCTGCGCCGCCGTGCACGACGCGGGCGGCCAGGTGTACGTCGACGGGGCCAACCTGAACGCGCTGGTCGGGCTCGCCAAGCCCGGCAAGTTCGGCTCGGACGTCTCGCACCTCAATCTGCACAAGACCTTCTGCATCCCGCACGGCGGCGGCGGCCCCGGTGTCGGCCCCGTCGGCGTACGGGCCCACCTGGCGCCGTACCTGCCCAACCACCCGCTCCAGCCGACCGCCGGTCCCGCGACGGGCGTCGGTCCGGTCTCGGCCGCACCGTGGGGCTCGGCCGGCATCCTGCCGATCTCCTGGGCGTACGTACGTCTCATGGGTGGTGAGGGGCTCAAGCGGGCGACGCAGGTCGCGGTGCTGGCCGCCAACTACATCGCCAAGCGTCTCGAACCGCACTATCCGGTGCTGTACACGGGCCCCCAGGGGCTGGTCGCGCACGAGTGCATCGTCGATCTGCGGCCGCTGTCGAAGGCGACGGGTGTGAGTGTCGACGACATCGCCAAGCGCCTCATCGACTACGGCTTCCACGCGCCGACGATGTCGTTCCCGGTGGCCGGAACGCTGATGATCGAGCCCACCGAGAGCGAGGACCTGGCGGAGCTCGACCGGTTCTGTGACACGATGATCGCGATCCGCGCCGAGATCGAGAAGGTCGCGTCGGGCGAGTGGGCGGCGGACGACAACCCGCTGCGCAACGCCCCGCACACCGCGGCGGCGCTGGGCGGTGAGTGGACCCACGCGTACACCCGCGAGGAGGCCGTCTTCCCGGCCGGTGTCTCGCCGGCCGACAAGTACTGGCCGCCGGTGCGCCGGATCGACGGGGCCTTCGGCGACCGCAACCTGGTCTGCTCCTGCCCGCCGCTGGACGCGTACGACAGCTGACGGACATGCGGGAGGGCCGGTTCGGGGATGTCACCCGGGCCGGCCCTTCGTCGTCTCTGCCAGTTCTGTTCTGTTTTCCGGGATGGAGCAGGGGATCAGGCCGCGGTCGCCAGTCCCGAACCCACCGGGCGGTGCGGCGCGATGATCCGGCCGTCGGGCAGCAGTTCACCGGTGTCCTCGAAGATGAGAACGCCGTTGCACAGCAGACTCCAGCCCTGCTCCGGATGGTGCGCCACGAGGAGCGCGGCCTCCCG comes from the Streptomyces sp. NBC_01471 genome and includes:
- the gcvP gene encoding aminomethyl-transferring glycine dehydrogenase; its protein translation is MTAHRIPLSQLERGIPFEQRHIGPDAEAQAKMLAQVGYGSLSELTSAAVPEVIKSAEALNLPDARTEAEVLAELRSLADRNQVLAPMIGLGYYGTFTPPVILRNVMENPAWYTAYTPYQPEISQGRLEALLNFQTVVADLTGLPTSGASLLDEGTAAAEAMSLARRVGKVKNGVFLVDADALPQTVAVIRTRAEPAGVEVVVADLGDGIPAAVAERGVFGVLLQYPGASGRVRDIAPVIEQAHELGAVVTVAADLLALTLLTSPGELGADIAVGTTQRFGVPMGFGGPHAGFMAVREKFARSLPGRLVGVSVDADGNKAYRLALQTREQHIRREKATSNICTAQVLLAVMAGMYAVYHGPDGLREIARRTHRYAAILAEGLRAAGVDVVHGDYFDTLTVRTGGRAAEVAAAARAGGVNLHQVDADLISVSCDETTTRTQLAAVWAAFGAAGDIEALDERTADALPAGLLRQDTVLTHPVFHQHRSETAMLRYLRKLADRDYALDRGMIPLGSCTMKLNATTEMEPVTWPEFGAMHPFAPVEQAQGYLTLIHELEEQLAEVTGYDKVSLQPNAGSQGELAGLLAVRAYHRANGDTARTVCLIPSSAHGTNAASAVMAGMKVVVVKTREDGDVDVEDLNAKIEQYRDELSVLMVTYPSTHGVFEEHITDICAAVHDAGGQVYVDGANLNALVGLAKPGKFGSDVSHLNLHKTFCIPHGGGGPGVGPVGVRAHLAPYLPNHPLQPTAGPATGVGPVSAAPWGSAGILPISWAYVRLMGGEGLKRATQVAVLAANYIAKRLEPHYPVLYTGPQGLVAHECIVDLRPLSKATGVSVDDIAKRLIDYGFHAPTMSFPVAGTLMIEPTESEDLAELDRFCDTMIAIRAEIEKVASGEWAADDNPLRNAPHTAAALGGEWTHAYTREEAVFPAGVSPADKYWPPVRRIDGAFGDRNLVCSCPPLDAYDS
- a CDS encoding DUF5999 family protein codes for the protein MCQHQPTCPSAASADREAALLVAHHPEQGWSLLCNGVLIFEDTGELLPDGRIIAPHRPVGSGLATAA